A window of Leptotrichia wadei contains these coding sequences:
- a CDS encoding M15 family metallopeptidase: MKAAIENSPYDFRITRSKNNRRTKALFALGRTKPGKIVTYANGVTSKSNHQIKSDGFGHAVDIFLTGVYENGSYRKFSEQEGYDVKRLKDVADHILAVAKSKNINIGWGGNWKKKDTPHFELK, translated from the coding sequence ATGAAAGCTGCAATTGAAAACAGTCCGTATGATTTTAGAATTACGAGGAGCAAGAACAACAGAAGAACAAAAGCATTATTTGCGTTAGGAAGAACTAAACCAGGGAAAATTGTAACATATGCCAATGGTGTTACTTCAAAATCTAATCATCAAATTAAAAGTGATGGATTTGGACATGCAGTTGATATATTTTTAACAGGAGTTTATGAAAACGGAAGTTATCGAAAATTTTCAGAACAGGAAGGTTACGATGTTAAAAGATTGAAAGATGTTGCAGATCATATCTTGGCAGTTGCAAAATCCAAAAACATTAACATCGGATGGGGTGGAAACTGGAAAAAGAAAGATACGCCACATTTTGAACTAAAATAA
- a CDS encoding putative peptidoglycan-binding domain-containing protein, giving the protein MEQNAQIAINQLTNANLDVDGIIGNKTLEALNSADPEKFWKFIIIYKEFITKEKLKLTEHKKDF; this is encoded by the coding sequence ATGGAACAAAACGCACAGATTGCTATAAACCAATTGACAAATGCAAATCTTGATGTGGACGGAATAATCGGAAACAAAACATTGGAAGCATTAAATTCGGCAGATCCTGAAAAATTTTGGAAGTTTATCATAATTTACAAAGAATTTATTACAAAGGAAAAGTTGAAGCTGACAGAACACAAGAAAGATTTTTGA
- a CDS encoding glycosyl hydrolase 108 family protein — protein MNRFEKIFDYLLKVEGGYSNDKYDAGGKTKYGITEEDARDFGYKGDMQDLTIDFAKNIYLKKYYLGNMLDKVVNDKVALSICDWAVNSGRNGTKRTDCYKPIDKCKS, from the coding sequence ATGAATAGATTTGAAAAAATATTTGATTATTTACTAAAAGTTGAAGGTGGATACTCAAATGATAAATATGATGCTGGAGGAAAAACAAAATACGGAATAACTGAAGAAGATGCAAGAGACTTTGGATATAAGGGAGATATGCAAGATTTAACAATAGATTTTGCAAAAAATATATATCTAAAAAAATATTACTTAGGAAACATGCTAGATAAAGTTGTAAATGACAAAGTGGCTTTATCTATATGCGACTGGGCTGTAAACAGCGGCAGAAATGGAACAAAACGCACAGATTGCTATAAACCAATTGACAAATGCAAATCTTGA
- a CDS encoding baseplate J/gp47 family protein → MDFGVTEKGFVLKSFTDIMKDIENRYKARLQDNNYILDFNTPEGIHSEAIGYELSQIWEELLEFNNQMNLNTATGIYLDFFGTLLRTPREAGAYATGQVKIIGEKNRVIPAQTIIKYAEKEYRLLSNVALDKLDNNEYYGIGFIQALEIGEESNITSDVTFTTEYEGVAKITNDADVTGGANNESDSLYRERLKRKETVEQTATHAALYNGLMALENIKNVLILDPETEPATEAGTVKRSAFRRNTG, encoded by the coding sequence ATGGATTTCGGAGTAACAGAAAAGGGATTTGTGTTAAAAAGTTTTACAGATATTATGAAAGATATAGAAAATAGGTACAAAGCAAGATTACAAGATAATAATTATATTTTAGATTTTAATACTCCTGAAGGGATTCATTCTGAAGCGATAGGCTATGAATTATCACAAATATGGGAAGAATTGTTAGAATTTAATAATCAAATGAATCTAAATACAGCAACAGGAATATATTTAGATTTCTTTGGAACTTTACTGAGAACTCCACGGGAAGCAGGGGCTTATGCAACCGGACAGGTTAAAATAATAGGAGAAAAGAATAGAGTTATACCAGCACAAACAATTATTAAATATGCTGAAAAAGAATATAGACTATTATCAAACGTTGCGTTGGATAAATTAGATAATAATGAGTATTACGGAATAGGATTTATTCAGGCTCTTGAAATCGGAGAAGAAAGCAATATCACAAGTGATGTTACTTTTACGACTGAATATGAAGGAGTTGCTAAAATTACAAATGATGCGGATGTAACTGGTGGTGCAAATAATGAGAGTGATAGTCTTTATAGGGAAAGACTTAAAAGAAAGGAAACAGTTGAACAAACCGCTACACATGCAGCATTATATAACGGATTAATGGCTTTGGAAAATATTAAAAATGTGTTGATATTAGATCCTGAAACTGAGCCAGCTACTGAAGCTGGAACAGTTAAAAGAAGTGCTTTTAGAAGGAACACCGGATGA
- a CDS encoding DUF5052 domain-containing protein produces the protein MKKLLLGIVILGSLGSCARWEDSRKDWKSDTSGLKRIVRVYTLDGKVLKEYKGMIRVRDSNKSGRISLNLINENNRRVTIDNAIVITEEE, from the coding sequence ATGAAGAAATTATTATTAGGAATTGTAATTTTAGGATCGTTAGGAAGTTGTGCAAGATGGGAAGACAGTCGAAAAGATTGGAAAAGCGATACAAGTGGATTAAAAAGAATTGTAAGGGTTTATACTCTTGATGGGAAAGTCTTAAAAGAATATAAAGGAATGATAAGGGTAAGAGATTCAAATAAGAGTGGAAGAATATCGTTAAATTTAATAAACGAAAACAATCGTAGAGTTACAATTGACAATGCAATCGTGATAACAGAGGAGGAATAA